A DNA window from Mobula hypostoma chromosome 3, sMobHyp1.1, whole genome shotgun sequence contains the following coding sequences:
- the ptf1a gene encoding pancreas transcription factor 1 subunit alpha, with translation MDTVLEQLAGLDTFSAAAYFDNDDLFTDQSPRDHLDADEFLENDVDFLSSQMNEYYKESRLAQDVEHCDSGILSFTSSSSPFSFDCPDSTSEVSPQLKGIEGAVKRRRRIRSEIEMQHLRQAANVRERRRMQSINDAFEGLRTHIPTLPYEKRLSKVDTLRLAIGYINFLTELVQSDMPLRNPNNDSAIQPKKVIICHRGARSPSPNDPDYGLPPLAGHSLSWTDEKQLKEQNIIRTAKVWTPEDPRKSNSKCFVNNIENEPPFDIAS, from the exons ATGGATACTGTGCTCGAGCAGCTCGCCGGGCTCGACACCTTTTCTGCCGCCGCCTACTTCGATAATGACGACTTGTTCACAGATCAGTCGCCCAGGGATCACCTGGACGCAGACGAGTTTCTAGAGAACGACGTGGATTTCCTGAGCAGCCAGATGAACGAGTATTACAAGGAGAGCAGGCTAGCGCAGGATGTCGAGCACTGTGACTCGGGCATCCTGTCTTTTACGTCGTCCTCATCCCCCTTTTCCTTCGATTGCCCCGACAGCACTTCAGAGGTGTCCCCACAGCTTAAAGGAATCGAGGGCGCAGTAAAGAGACGCAGAAGGATCCGTTCAGAAATTGAAATGCAGCACCTTCGGCAAGCTGCAAACGTCCGGGAGCGCAGACGCATGCAGTCTATTAACGACGCATTTGAGGGTCTCCGGACTCACATACCAACACTACCTTATGAAAAACGACTTTCCAAAGTTGATACTCTCCGACTGGCAATCGGTTACATCAACTTTTTAACCGAACTTGTTCAATCCGACATGCCTTTGAGAAACCCTAACAACGACTCTGCAATCcaacctaaaaaagtcattatctGTCATAGGGGTGCAA GATCGCCATCTCCAAATGACCCAGACTACGGTTTGCCTCCTCTGGCAGGGCACTCTTTGTCGTGGACTGATGAGAAGCAGCTTAAGGAACAAAATATCATCAGGACTGCTAAAGTCTGGACTCCAGAAGATCCCAGAAAATCAAATAGCAAATGTTTTGTAAATAACATTGAAAATGAACCACCTTTTGACATTGCCTCATAA